The window GAACGCGATGGTCCGGTGACCGAGCGACAGCAGGTGCTCGGTGGCCGTCTCGCCGACGCACACGTCGTCGACCGACACCGCCGAGATACCCGGGTAGTGGCTCCCCAGGGTCACCACCGGGACCCGGAAGTCGGCGAACTGCTCCACCGAGATCGGCACGTTGATGGCGATGACGCCGTCCACCCGTTTGTGGATGGACCGCAGGTTGACCCGGTGCACGTCCGCGCTGACGGCCAGCGTCGCGGGATACAGCAGCAGGTCGTAGGTGTGGGTGAGGACCTCCGACTGCACGCCCTCCACGGCGGAGGCGAAGAACCAGCGGGAGAACCACGGTGAGATGACGCCGAGGGCGCCGGCCCGTCCGGTGGACAGGCTGGCCGCGCTCGGGGAGGCGACGTATCCGAGCTGCTCGGCGGCGGCGCGGACAGACGAGCGGGTGGCCGCGGCCACTCCGGGGATCCCCCGGAGTGCCCGCGACACCGTCGCCGGTGACACGCCCGCCAGGGCGGCCACCTCGGCAATCCCGATCGACTCCATCGTCGGGGCGGGAGTGCCTGTGCTCAGCGCAGCGACCGAGCGGCCATCAGCCCTTGACGCCACCGGCCAGCAGCCCGCGGACGAAGTACCGCTGCAGGCTGAGGAACACGATGAGCGGCACGATGATGGAGATGAACGCACCGGAGGACAGCAGCTCCCACTGCGTCCCCTTGGTGCCGGAGAGCTCGGCCACGGCCGCGGTGAGCGGCTTGAGGTTCGGGCTCGGGGCGAAGACCAGCGCGACGAGCAGGTCGTTCCAGACCCACAGGAACTGGAAGATCGCGAACGCGGCGATGGCCGGGATGAGCAGCGGCATCAGCACGACGAAGAAGATCTTGACGTGCCCGGCGCCGTCGACCCGCGCGGCCTCGATGATGGAGCGCGGGATCTCGGTCA is drawn from Nakamurella deserti and contains these coding sequences:
- a CDS encoding LacI family DNA-binding transcriptional regulator gives rise to the protein MESIGIAEVAALAGVSPATVSRALRGIPGVAAATRSSVRAAAEQLGYVASPSAASLSTGRAGALGVISPWFSRWFFASAVEGVQSEVLTHTYDLLLYPATLAVSADVHRVNLRSIHKRVDGVIAINVPISVEQFADFRVPVVTLGSHYPGISAVSVDDVCVGETATEHLLSLGHRTIAFLGQDPDRLYGFTTAADRLTGFRRALTTAGHEVDERLIETTGFSTQGGAESFRRLWSAVEAGRVPRPTAIFAVCDEVAMGIIHHARGLGLRVPEDLSVIGVDDHDLSYLYDLTTVWQPVREQGAMASRLLLERIADPRVAARHEFVDPRLVVRGTTAAAAR